A single region of the Malaclemys terrapin pileata isolate rMalTer1 chromosome 4, rMalTer1.hap1, whole genome shotgun sequence genome encodes:
- the RASSF10 gene encoding ras association domain-containing protein 10, whose translation MEPEERKISVWLCQEEKLISGLSRRTTCSDVVRVVLEDNSQRQQLPTLQDSGAGMLSGPPESYCIVEKWRGFERILPNKTKILRLWAAWGDEQENVRFVLVRSEASLPNTGPRSAEARVVLSKERPCHGLGAARASLALTQEKQRRVVRKAFRKLAKINKKRQQPLAKETSSAERMETLVHLVLSQDHTIRQQIQRLRELDREIDRYEAKIHLDRMKRHGVNYVQDTYLVGASSCELEASRELEPGPGPDGAAGQLEEYARKCEEVLQLQEQRTRQEELLEHLAGEIQEELNERWMKRRREELAAAKGSSSSLSEPECNTMELSGGADSELHVEQERVKTQLSTSLYIGLRLSTDLEAIKTDLDYTQRAREDKERELQRLLETLNTLDFADTQTAAQILLPEERAPGGPALHEAGLGAPVGSSDVWEGQARGRCKDCEENDEDSDTGLSSMHSQDSDSVPVCESLV comes from the coding sequence ATGGAGCCGGAGGAGAGGAAGATCTCGGTGTGGCTCTGCCAGGAGGAGAAGTTGATCTCTGGTCTCTCCAGACGCACCACTTGCTCCGACGTGGTGCGGGTGGTGCTGGAGGACAACAGCCAGCGGCAGCAGCTGCCCACCCTGCAGGATTCCGGCGCGGGGATGCTCTCGGGCCCCCCCGAGTCCTACTGCATCGTGGAGAAGTGGAGGGGCTTCGAGAGGATCCTGCCCAACAAGACCAAGATCCTGAGGCTCTGGGCTGCCTGGGGGGACGAGCAGGAGAACGTCCGCTTCGTGCTGGTCCGCAGCGAGGCGTCCCTGCCCAACACGGGGCCCCGCAGCGCCGAGGCCAGAGTGGTGCTGAGCAAGGAGCGCCCCTGCCATggcctcggggcggcccgggccaGCCTGGCGCTCACGCAGGAGAAGCAGCGCCGGGTAGTGAGAAAAGCCTTCCGGAAACTGGCCAAGATCAACAAGAAGCGGCAGCAGCCGCTGGCCAAGGAGACGTCCTCGGCGGAGAGGATGGAGACCCTGGTGCACCTGGTGCTGTCGCAGGACCACACCATCCGCCAGCAGATCCAGCGGCTCCGGGAGCTGGACCGGGAGATCGACAGGTACGAGGCGAAGATCCATCTGGACCGCATGAAGCGGCACGGCGTGAACTACGTGCAGGACACCTACTTGGTGGGGGCCAGCAGCTGCGAGCTGGAGGCGAGCCgggagctggagccgggcccGGGCCCGGACGGGGCGGCCGGGCAGCTGGAGGAGTACGCCAGGAAGTGCGAGGAGgtgctgcagctgcaggagcagcgGACGCGGCAGGAAGAGCTGCTGGAGCACCTGGCTGGCGAGATCCAGGAGGAGCTGAACGAGCGCTGGATGAAGCGGCGCCGGGAGGAGCTGGCCGCGGCCAAGGGCTCCAGTTCCAGCCTGTCCGAGCCCGAGTGCAACACCATGGAGCTGAGCGGCGGGGCCGACAGCGAGCTCCACGTGGAGCAGGAGCGCGTGAAGACCCAGCTGAGCACCAGCCTCTACATCGGGCTCCGGCTGAGCACGGACTTAGAGGCGATCAAAACGGATCTGGATTACACGCAACGCGCCCGCGAGGACAAGGAGCGGGAGCTGCAGCGCCTGCTCGAGACGCTGAACACTTTGGACTTCGCGGACACCCAGACGGCAGCTCAGATCCTCCTCCCAGAGGAGCGCGCTCCCGGCGGCCCTGCCTTACacgaggctgggctgggggctcccgTGGGCAGCTCAGACGTCTGGGAGGGCCAGGCCAGGGGGCGGTGCAAGGACTGCGAGGAGAACGATGAGGACTCGGATACAGGACTGAGCTCCATGCACAGCCAGGACTCTGACTCTGTCCCAGTCTGTGAATCGCTTGTATAG